ATGGGCGGAAGGAAGTCGCGGACGCGACGGAGTGCCTGCAGGCGGTTCTTCTCCGGCTCGGCCGCACCCTAACGCGACGGGCGCGCTCTCATCGGGCGGCTACCACGCGTATCGGCTGCACCCCGAAGACGCGCGCATCGGTCGGCGTCCCCACGCGCACCTCGAGCTCCACTTCTCCCGGCTGGTCGATGCTGAACTCGTAGTCATACGTCTCGCCGATGGAAACGAGCTGCGCTACGGCGCGCGTGATCGCGAGCGCTGGCGCCACGTCGGCGCCGTCCTTGGCGACGAGCGTCCACGGCAGCACCACACCACCGCGCCGCAATGCCAGGCGCACCCCTGAGCGCCGCAGCGTCATGTTGATGAGACGCACGCGCACGCGCTCACCTGCGCGCACGACGATCGGCGCGGGCGACAACGCGCCATTCACGTAGACCACACGTGAGGCCTCGCCCTGGTCGGTGGGCGAGGTGATGAGGATGGGATGGTCGCGCGACGCATCGAACGGACGAGCGGGGTCACGCACGACGAGTGCACCGGCCAGCCCCGCTCCCTGCTGGCGGTCCTCATCGTAGTGGGTGTGGTAGATGAAGGTGCCGGCGCGCGGCGGGGTGAAGCGCACGACGAACGAGTCGCCAGGTGCAATGAGCGGCGTGGTCCTCGTCCCCATCCCGCTGAAGCCGGGGACGCCGTCGTAGTAGCTCTCCAGCTCGATGCCGTGCCAGTGCACGGCGGTGGGCTCGGCGAGGCGGTTGACGACGGTGATGCGCACCGGCTCGCCGCGCGTGACGACGAGCGTGGGCGATGCAACACGCCCGCTGTCGCGCGGCGGCTCGGCGCCCCCTTCATGGATGGCGTAGGAGAAGAGCGGCTCGCGCGCGGTGCTCCCCGCGCTCTCGCGCACGAGGAGGCGCAGGCGACGGCGGCCAGCGTCGAGGTCGCGCGGCGGTGCCGCGATGGCCGCACCGGCCGCACCGCCCCGCTGCCTAACGGTGACGCCGAGTACGAGGCCGCTCATTCCGCCCTGCGCGTGCGACACCGCGCCGATTTGCGCTGCGTGCCCGGTGGTGTCGCGCGGGAGCCCCAGCGGCGCGCGCGGGCCGAAGTGCTCCGGGATGTGGCAGTGGTAGAGCCAGTTGCCGGCGCGCTCGGGGACCCACGTCATGGCATAGGTCGCCCCCATGGTCAACGCCTCGGTCACCTCGCCAGGTGCACGATCGGCGGTGAAGAGGGTGTCGGTGGCTCCGTCGCCGCGCGCCGTCACGCGGAAGTAGAAGCCGTGCAGGTGCATCGGGTGCAGGTCACCCGACGCGTTGATCACGCGCCAACGCACGGTATCGCCCACGGTGGCAGTAAGCGTTTCACTGTTAGGCCAGGAGCGACCGTTGACGACGCCCAGGACGCGATGGCGCGGGAGGAAGGAGCGAGCGACGGTGTCGGTCCACATCCCGAGGACGAAGATGCGATCGCGTGGAGGAGACGCGGCATCGCGCGGATCAACCACAATCGCCCCGGTGAGCTGCGCGTCGAGCCCGGTGCGAAAGCCCATTACTCGGCGCGTCGTGGTTCCCCAGTAATAGAAGGTGCCGGGAGCGGTGAGGGTAAAGGTGAGCGTGCGGCGCTCGCCCGGGAGCAGGGTGATGGCCGCGGTGTCGGCAGGAGTCGTGAAGGGGCGCGGATGGAGCCCCTGC
This DNA window, taken from Gemmatimonadaceae bacterium, encodes the following:
- a CDS encoding multicopper oxidase domain-containing protein; translated protein: MSPRVIVWLTAVLCSARATGVNAQPVASRAAAAPVARITPNDNRRPAGRLRGDTLRLALVTTLGEWHPDGARAPGVTIPAFAVEGGTASVPGPLVRVRQGSTVVVTVRNALPNDTLRLQGLHPRPFTTPADTAAITLLPGERRTLTFTLTAPGTFYYWGTTTRRVMGFRTGLDAQLTGAIVVDPRDAASPPRDRIFVLGMWTDTVARSFLPRHRVLGVVNGRSWPNSETLTATVGDTVRWRVINASGDLHPMHLHGFYFRVTARGDGATDTLFTADRAPGEVTEALTMGATYAMTWVPERAGNWLYHCHIPEHFGPRAPLGLPRDTTGHAAQIGAVSHAQGGMSGLVLGVTVRQRGGAAGAAIAAPPRDLDAGRRRLRLLVRESAGSTAREPLFSYAIHEGGAEPPRDSGRVASPTLVVTRGEPVRITVVNRLAEPTAVHWHGIELESYYDGVPGFSGMGTRTTPLIAPGDSFVVRFTPPRAGTFIYHTHYDEDRQQGAGLAGALVVRDPARPFDASRDHPILITSPTDQGEASRVVYVNGALSPAPIVVRAGERVRVRLINMTLRRSGVRLALRRGGVVLPWTLVAKDGADVAPALAITRAVAQLVSIGETYDYEFSIDQPGEVELEVRVGTPTDARVFGVQPIRVVAAR